Proteins co-encoded in one Kribbella qitaiheensis genomic window:
- a CDS encoding RNA 2'-phosphotransferase produces MSRESRQLSRLLRHTAGERGLAMTPDGWASIDDVCVLLAMGRVELDRAVEENDKSRLQVHADRIRACQGHSAEGMPVTCEALENSWRRVAPPDLLWHGTNLAALDAILQEGLRAGRRTHVHLAPARNSHVGRRSAVDVLLGIDPGKLGQPVFEAPNGVLLTRFVPAIAIRVVEKADAVHWGGWSGG; encoded by the coding sequence ATGAGTCGGGAGAGTCGTCAACTGTCGCGTCTGCTCAGGCATACCGCGGGGGAGCGCGGCCTGGCGATGACCCCCGACGGCTGGGCCTCGATCGACGACGTCTGCGTGCTGCTGGCGATGGGCCGCGTCGAACTCGACCGTGCCGTCGAGGAGAACGACAAATCCCGCCTACAGGTCCACGCAGACCGGATCCGTGCCTGCCAGGGTCATTCCGCCGAGGGGATGCCGGTCACGTGTGAAGCCTTGGAGAACAGTTGGCGACGGGTCGCGCCGCCCGATTTGCTCTGGCACGGCACGAACCTGGCCGCACTGGACGCGATCCTGCAGGAGGGGCTGCGGGCGGGTCGGCGTACGCACGTGCATCTTGCACCCGCCAGAAACAGCCACGTGGGCAGGAGATCCGCCGTAGACGTGTTGCTCGGCATCGATCCCGGCAAGCTCGGCCAGCCGGTCTTCGAAGCGCCGAACGGCGTGCTGCTGACCAGATTCGTTCCCGCGATCGCCATCCGCGTTGTGGAAAAGGCTGACGCGGTCCACTGGGGTGGGTGGTCTGGCGGCTAG
- a CDS encoding LysR substrate-binding domain-containing protein: MFHLQSPPPVRPHRQLLERSLLDQKVHWSVAVEAEGWELLVQFVRLGIGPAVVNGSVRTPTAVRTVPVRDLPPVRYYAITRRNHPADNRLDILRGLLKRFVV; the protein is encoded by the coding sequence TTGTTCCATCTGCAAAGTCCCCCGCCAGTCCGGCCGCATCGCCAGCTGCTGGAGCGGAGCCTGCTCGACCAGAAGGTCCACTGGTCCGTCGCGGTCGAGGCGGAAGGCTGGGAGTTGCTGGTCCAATTCGTCCGGCTCGGAATCGGCCCGGCCGTGGTCAACGGCTCGGTCCGTACGCCGACCGCCGTACGGACCGTTCCTGTCAGAGACCTGCCGCCGGTGCGTTACTACGCGATCACCCGGCGGAACCATCCCGCTGACAACCGGCTCGACATCCTGCGGGGTCTGCTGAAACGCTTCGTAGTATGA
- a CDS encoding OmpA family protein, with translation MVVAVVLALAAASAAVWLVKHRLQPESGLGGTVFYTAQTANEGGVEIGGSLEVMLKVAGLAHQSVKLVRIDGDGAVTSSLVDMTPRLDDKADGEPLKVRQRADDAIERTIGRIQATLNGSSSKYAGQTLFNGLSRIQVDTSKPVFIYSSGLDTSNPVDFRKLAFDVSPKMLADDLRSAGELPSMPRAAVTFVITPSSGQQQALRRPQMVYREAVWDTLLRAAGAASVHFEYPDGLPSQSTKVAPVVPVPPPIGTPVPVRSSAPGEKTCTLSAGTYFEADKAVLLNRQATLAALKPCVAKIRPTTRVTVEGHTSSVAKKSNNPVAVALSTQRAQVVAGVLEQLGVSRNQLTVKGYGNANQPFPDPSDPRNRSVVVRFKSAS, from the coding sequence GTGGTTGTCGCCGTAGTGCTTGCCCTGGCGGCGGCCTCGGCTGCCGTTTGGTTGGTGAAGCATCGGCTGCAGCCGGAGTCCGGGCTCGGTGGGACGGTTTTCTACACCGCGCAGACGGCGAACGAGGGAGGCGTCGAGATCGGCGGATCGCTTGAGGTGATGTTGAAGGTGGCCGGGTTGGCTCATCAGTCGGTGAAGCTGGTTCGGATCGATGGGGACGGGGCGGTGACGTCCAGCTTGGTCGACATGACGCCGAGGCTCGATGACAAGGCGGACGGGGAACCGCTGAAGGTGCGTCAGCGCGCCGATGATGCGATCGAGCGGACCATCGGGAGGATTCAGGCCACCTTGAACGGGTCGAGCTCGAAGTACGCCGGGCAGACGCTCTTCAACGGACTCTCGAGGATCCAGGTTGACACCTCCAAGCCCGTGTTCATCTACTCGTCGGGTCTGGACACTTCGAACCCGGTGGACTTCCGGAAGCTTGCCTTCGATGTGTCACCGAAGATGTTGGCCGACGATCTGCGATCGGCCGGGGAACTCCCTTCCATGCCGCGAGCGGCGGTGACATTCGTGATCACGCCTTCGAGCGGGCAACAGCAGGCACTGCGGCGGCCGCAAATGGTCTATCGCGAGGCCGTCTGGGACACGTTGCTCCGGGCGGCCGGGGCAGCGAGCGTCCACTTCGAGTATCCGGACGGTCTGCCGTCGCAGTCGACCAAGGTGGCGCCCGTCGTACCGGTCCCGCCCCCGATCGGTACGCCGGTGCCGGTGCGGAGCTCGGCCCCTGGGGAGAAGACCTGCACCCTCAGCGCGGGCACGTACTTCGAGGCGGACAAGGCGGTTCTGCTCAACCGCCAGGCGACCCTGGCGGCGCTGAAGCCCTGCGTCGCGAAGATCCGCCCCACCACCAGAGTCACTGTTGAGGGCCACACCTCGTCGGTGGCGAAGAAATCCAATAACCCGGTGGCCGTCGCGCTCAGCACGCAGCGAGCCCAGGTCGTCGCCGGCGTTCTCGAACAGCTGGGAGTTAGCCGTAACCAGTTGACGGTCAAGGGCTACGGCAATGCGAACCAGCCGTTCCCGGACCCCAGCGACCCCAGGAACCGCTCTGTGGTCGTCCGCTTCAAGAGTGCCAGTTGA